GGCGATCAACGCCGGCATCGACATGGTGATGGTGCCCGACGACTGGAAGGCATTCATCGCCAACACCATCGCGCAGGTGGAGAAGGGGGAAATCCCGATGGCGCGCATCGACGATGCGGTCAGCCGCATCCTGCGGGTCAAGCTGCGCGCTGGCCTGTTCGAGCACACACCTTCGGACAGTCGCTACGCCGGTGACGCCAACGCCGTGCAGCACCGCGCGCTGGCGCGCCGGGCGGTGCGTGAGTCGCTGGTGCTGCTGAAGAACGAAGGCAGCGCGCTGCCGTTGCGCCGCGACGCGCGGGTGATGGTGGTGGGCAAGAGCGCCGACAACCTGTCCGACCAGGCCGGTGGCTGGTCGCTGACCTGGCAGGGCACCGAGAACACCAACGCCGATTTCCCCAACGCCGATTCGGTACTGGGTGCGCTGCGCGCCGAACTGGGCACACAGCAGGTGGCCTACAGCGCCGACGGCACCGGGCTGGATCCGAGCAGGTTCGATGTGGTGGTGGCGGTGGTGGGCGAAACCCCCTACGCCGAAACCAACGGCGACATCCTGGCCTCCGATTCGGTCAGCCACAGCCGCGCCTACCCGCAGGACCTGGTCGTGCTGCGCGCGGCGCAGGCCAGTGGCAAGCCGGTGGTGACCGTGTATTTCTCCGGCCGCCCGATGTACACCAACGACCTGCTCAACCTGTCCCAGGCGTTCGTGGCCGCGTGGCTGCCGGGCAGCGAAGGCCGTGGCATCACCGACGTGCTGGTGGCGGGCAAGGACGGCAAGCCCACGCACGACTTCCGCGGCCGGTTGAGCTTCCCGTGGCCGGGCGTGCCGTGCCCGGCGCCGATTGACCGGCCCGACCCGAAGCGCCCGCCGCTGTTCGCGCTGGGTCACGGCCTGGCCTACACCGCGCCCGGCACGCTGACGCGCCTGCCCGAAGCCAATCCGGACAACTGCGGCGAGGTGACCACGCTGCCGATCTTCAACCGTGCCGATACCCCGCCGTTCGCATTGCACGTGGCTGCCAACGGCGCCACCCAGCCGCTGGGCAACGACCTCAACGCCACACTGCGCTGGCCGACCGCCACGCCGGTGGTGCAGGTGCGCACCGTGCAGGTGAACACCCAGCAGGATGCCAAGGAAGTCACGTGGCGGGCACCGGCGCAGTTGATCGCGCGCAGCACCTCGCGGCGCAACCTGGGCGCGCTGGCGCGCAACCACGGCGCGCTGCAGTTCGACGTGCAGCTGGTGCAGCGCCCGGCATCGCCGGTGACGGTGAGCATGCAGTGCGGCACCGGGTGCGAAGGCGGCGTGGATATCGCGCCACTGCTGACCACGCTGGTGCCGGGCCAGAAGCAGACCGTGACCGTGCCGCTGGCGTGCTTTGCCAAGCGCGGCGTGGACTTGGGGGCGGTGGAAGCACCGTTCGTGGTGAGTGCCGACACGCCGTTTGCCGCGGCGTTCACCCAGGTGCGCGTGTCGGTGAATGCAGACAAGGCGCCGGGCGTGGTGCGCTGCCCGTAGAGCCGGGCTCTGCCCGGCTGGCGCGCGTTGGCCGTAGAGCCGGGCTCTGCCCGGCTGGCGTTCGGCGGGGCTGCGTGGAGCCGGCCAGCGGCCGGCACTACCCGGGTGTGGGTGTTCGTGCGTGGAGCCGGCCAGCGGCCGGCGGTACCCGGGTGTGGGTATTTGTGCGTGGAGCCGGCCAGCGGCCGGCGGTACCCGGGTGTGGGTATTTGTGCGTGGAGCCGGCCAGCGGCCGGCGGTACCCGGGTGTGGGTGTTCGTGCGTGGAGCCGGCCAGCGGCCGGCGGTACCCGGGTGTGGGTATTTGTGCGTGGAGCCGGCCAGCGGCCGGCACTACCCGGGTGTGGGTGTTTGTGCGTGGAGCCGGCCAGCGCGGCCGGCGGTACCCGGGTGTGGGTATTTGTGCGTGGAGCCGGCCAGCGGCCAGCAGCACCGCGTCGCTCTCAACAAAAAAGGCCCCGCAGTGCGGGGCCTTTTTCTGTTCGCCTGGAACGCGTATCAGCGCTTCATCGAACCGAAGAACTCGTCGTTGGACTTGGTGTTCTTCATCTTGTCGAGCAGGAATTCCATCGCGGCCATTTCATCCATCGGATGCAGCAGCTTGCGCAGGATCCAGATCTTCTGCAGCAGTTCCGGTTCGATCAGCAGGTCTTCGCGACGGGTACCCGAGCGGTTGATGTCGATCGCCGGGAACACGCGCTTTTCAGAGATGCGACGGCTCAGGTGCACTTCGCTGTTGCCGGTGCCCTTGAACTCTTCGTAGATCACCTCGTCCATCTTGCTGCCGGTATCGACCAGCGCGGTAGCGATGATGGTCAGGCTGCCGCCTTCCTCCACGTTACGCGCGGCGCCGAAGAAGCGCTTCGGACGGTGCAGGGCGTTGGCGTCCACACCACCGGTGAGCACCTTGCCGGAGCTGGGCACCACGTTGTTGTAGGCACGCGCCAGGCGGGTGATCGAGTCGAGCAGGATCACCACGTCCTTCTTGTGCTCGACCAGGCGCTTGGCCCGCTCGATCACCATTTCGGCAACCTGCACGTGGCGCGCAGCCGGTTCATCGAAGGTGGAGCTGATGACTTCGCCGCGCACGGTGCGCTGCATTTCGGTCACTTCTTCCGGGCGCTCATCGATCAGCAGCACGATCAGGTGCACGTCCGGATGATTGGTGGTGATCGCCGTGGCCACCTGCTGCATCATCATCGTCTTACCGGCCTTGGGCTGGGAGACGATCAGCGAACGCTGACCCTTGCCCTGCGGTGCCATCAGATCGAGGATGCGGCCGGTGATGTCTTCGGACGAGCCGTTGCCGCGTTCCAGGGTGAAGCGCTTGCGCGGGAACAGCGGGGTCAGATTTTCGAACAGCACCTTGTTCTTCGACGCTTCCAGCGGCTCACCATTGATGGTGTCCACGATCGACAGCGCGAAGTAACGCTCGCCGTCCTTCGGGAAGCGGATGCGGCCGGACAGGTGGTCGCCGGTGCGCAGGTTGAAGCGGCGGATCTGGCTGGGCGAAATGTAGGTATCGTCCGGGCCGGCCAGGTAGCTGGCTTCGGCGGCACGTAGGAAACCAAAGCCGTCGGGCAGGATTTCCAGCACGCCGTCGGCGGCAACGCCGTCGCCATGGCGGGTGAGCACCTTGAGCAGGGCGAAGATCACGTCCTGCTTGCGGGCACGTGCCACGCCTTCGGAGATCTGCAGCTGCTCGGCAATTTCCAGCAGCTTCTGCGCCGGCATGCGCTTGAGGTCGCTCAGCGAATAGACCGGGAAGCCTTCGGGCACATTGGCCTGCTGGCTGCGCACGAACGGCTGCTGTTCGCCGTTGTCCTGCGGCATGCCGTCGTCGTTGTAGCGATCGCCACCGCGATTGCGGTCACGGCGATTGCGGAAACGATCACGGCGGTTGCCCTGACCCTGACCCTGACCTTGGTTCTGGCCTTGGCCCTGGCCTTGACCCTGCTGGTACGGGTTCTGCCCGCCCTTGGGGGTGTTGTTGCCGTTCTGGTTGCGCTGGCCACCGTCGCCGGTGTCCTGTTGCGCATTGCCCTGGGCAGAGGAGGCGTCGCCGGTAGAGGCGGACGGTGCCTGCTGCGGCGCCGACGGAGCGGCGACCGGCGCCGGCGCGTCATGCGCGGCAGCCAGGGGCAGTGCAGGCTGGGAGGGGGGAGAACCTGCCTCGGCAGCGGTGTTGGCGGCGGCCTTGGCGACGCGCGGCTTGCGCACGCGCTTCTCGGCGGGCGCGTCGGCGCTCCCGGGTTCGGAAGTAGTGATATCGGACAAGTGCTGGATTCCTCGCTAGAAGGTGCGAGCGCCCGGCAGGGCAGCGAACGTTGGGAAAGGATTCTGGAAAGAACGTCGTCCAGAAGATGCGGCGCGCGAATGCGGCCGGATGCTGCCGACACTAACACCGGCTCGCGGCGGTGCGCAAGCCGGGTGGGGCAGGGTCATTCATGCGGGGCAGGGCCCGCGGGCAGCCGGCAGGGGCCGACTGCCTGCTGCGATCAGGCCAGCGCCTTGTCCAGCATGCCGGCCAGCTGGGCCTTGCCGACCGCGCCGATCTGCTGCGCCTGGACCTGGCCGTCCTTGAACACCAGCAGCATCGGGATCGAGCGCACGTGGTACTTGGCGGCCAATGCGCGGTTCTGGTCCACGTTGACCTTGGCGATCTTGGCGCGGCCGTTGTAGGCGTCGGCCAGTTCGTCCAGGGCGGGGGCGATCATCTTGCACGGACCACACCACTCGGCCCAGAAATCGACCAGCACCGGTTCCTTGGAATTCAGCACTGCGCTATCGAAGTCGGCATCGCCGACATGTACAACCTTGTCGCTCATCTTGGTTTCTCGTCTGGAAATGCACCCGGCCGAGCCGGAGGAGGTTGAATTTGGACGCCACCGGAAGGTGCCATCCGCGTCTGCTGCCTCGTGGCCGCGAGGGCGGCCAGCGGTGCGCCAGGTGGATGCCTGGTCGCTCACGGCGGGCAGTGTACCCCTATCGTCGCGGCCGGGCAGGTGCTGCCTGAAACCCAGCATCCCGTGATTGGCGCCCTGCATTGATGGGGCAGTCCTTCTCTATATGCGGGCGTGTGCGACCGCCTCCAGTGGCCGTGGCGCGCACGTTCAACTGGCGGCAGGCGCGGTGAAAACACGTGAAAACTGGTGCGCCGACACCCGGCACCCAAGGTGGCAGCCCACCGCTGGCGGGCTGTCTCAGCCATCCGTGCGACGGCAGGAGCCGGTTTGGCGCCGACATTGCGCTAAACTGCGCCATTGTGCGGCGCCCCTGGACCGGTAGGTCCGGCCCCGTCCAACCCCGGCGCAGGGCCCGCAATGGCGACGGTGCCCCCCAAGATTGCAAGCCTCCCGCGCACCGCTGCCGGGGCGGCCTTACCAAGACGGACACATGAGCGACAAACCGCTGACCGATTTGACCTTCTCCTCCTTCGAGCTGCACCCGGCCCTGCAGGCCGGCCTTGAAGGAGCCGGATTCACCCGTTGCACGCCCATCCAGGCGCTGACCCTGCCGGTCGCGCTGCCCGGCGGCGACGTCGCCGGCCAGGCCCAGACCGGCACCGGCAAGACCCTGGCCTTCCTGGTCGCGGTGGTGAACCGCCTGCTGACCCGTCCGGCACTGGCCGACCGCAAGCCGGAAGACCCGCGCGCGCTGATCCTGGCCCCCACCCGCGAACTGGCGATCCAGATCCACAAGGATGCGGTCAAGTTCGGTTCGGACCTGGGCCTGCGCTTCGCGCTGGTCTACGGCGGTGTGGATTACGACAAGCAGCGCGAGATCCTGCAGCAGGGCGTGGACGTCATCATCGCCACCCCGGGCCGCCTGATCGATTACGTCAAGCAGCACAAGGTGGTGTCGCTGCACGCCTGCGAAATCTGCGTGCTCGACGAAGCCGACCGCATGTTCGACCTGGGCTTCATCAAGGACATCCGTTTCCTGCTGCGCCGCATGCCCGAGCGCAGCACGCGCCAGACGCTGCTGTTCAGCGCCACGCTCAGCCACCGCGTGCTGGAGCTGGCCTATGAGCACATGAACGAGCCGCAGAAGCTGGTGGTGGAAAGCGAGTCGATCACCGCCGCGCGCGTGCGCCAGCGCATCTACTTCCCGGCCGACGAAGAAAAGATCCCGCTGCTGCTGGGCCTGCTGTCGCGCAGCGAAGGTGCGCGCACCATGGTCTTCGTCAACACCAAGGTGTTCGTCGAGCGCGTGGCCCGTTCGCTTGAAAAGGCCGGCTACCGCGTGGGCGTGCTGTCCGGCGACGTGCCGCAGAAGAAGCGTGAGAGCCTGCTCAACCGCTTCCAGAAGGGCCAGCTCGAAATCCTGGTGGCCACCGACGTGGCCGCCCGCGGCCTGCACATCGACGGCATCAAGTACGTCTACAACTACGACCTGCCGTTCGACGCCGAAGACTACGTGCACCGCATCGGCCGTACCGCACGCCTGGGCGAAGAAGGCGATGCGATCAGCTTCGCCTGCGAGCGCTACGCGATGGGCCTGCCGGACATCGAGGCCTACATCGAGCAGAAGATCCCGGTCGAAGCGGTCACCAGCGAAATCCTGACCTCGCTGCCGCGCCCGGAACGTGCGCCGGCCGAAGCGGGCGAGGACGGCGACGAGAACGAGAGCGTTGGCCAGATCTTCCGCGAGGCACGCGAAGCGCGTGCGGCCGAAGAACAGCGCCGTGGCGGTGGCAGCAGCAGCGGTCGCGGTGGCAAGCCGTCGGCCGGTGGCCGTGGCGAACGCCGCGCACCGGGCGAGCGCAGTGCCGACGGCAAGCCGCGCCGCGAGCGCAAGCCGCGCGTGGAAGGCGACGCCCCGGTCGAGGGCGAGGTCAAGCCGCAGGCCGCGGTCGCCCAGGCCGCCGTTGCCCCGGCGGACGCCCCGAGCGCCGCCGACAGCCCGGCCGTGGAAGGCGAGCGCGCCCCGCGCAAGCGTCGTCGTCGTCGCCACGGCCGTCCGGTCGAAGGCGCCGAAGGTGCCGCACCGCAGGCATCGGTGACCCCGGTGCAGGTGACCGCCAAGCCGATGCGTGGCACCCCGGCCGCCGATCCGGGCGCGTCGTTCCTGACCCGCATCGGTCGCAAGATCCGCCGGATGCTGTCCGGTAGCTGATCGGAATTGCCGATCAGCGGGTGGCACCCGACCGTTGGTCGGGTGGCGTGCCCGCCGTGCCGACCGTGGGTCGGCACCCACCCCACCTGCACGCCGCCACCCTCGTCCTGCATAATCAGGGGATGAGCGTCCTGCGTTTTGACAATGTCAGCAAACAATATGCCGGCGGCCACCAGGCACTGGTGGACGTCAGCTTCGATGTCGCCCCCGGGGAAATGCTGTTCGTCACCGGTCACTCCGGTGCGGGCAAGAGCACCCTGCTCAAGTTGATCCACCTCGACGAGCGGCCCAGCCGCGGCGCGGTGATCTTCAACGAGCGCAACCTGCTCAAGGTGCGTGGCGGCAACATCCCCCGGCACCGTCGCGAGGTGGGCGCGGTCTACCAGGACCACCGCCTGCTGATGGACCGCAGCATCGCCGAGAACGTCGCCCTGCCGCTGATCCTGCGCGGCACCCGCCGCGCCGATATCGGCAAGCGGGTGCGCTCGGTGCTGGAACGGATGGGCCTGGGCCACCGCGAAAAAGCCCTGCCGTCGCAGCTGTCGGCGGGTGAGCAGCAGCGGGTGGGCATCGCCCGCGCGATCGTCAGCGAACCGCGGCTGCTGGTGGCCGACGAACCCACCGGCAACCTCGACCCCACCCTGGCGGCGGAAATCATGGCGTTGTTCGCCGAGCTTCCCGAGCGCGGCACCAGCGTGCTGGTGGTCAGCCACGACCTGGCCCTGCTGCGGCACATGCGCAAGCGCGTGCTGATCCTGGACCACGGCAAGCTGATCGACGACATCTCGCCGCAGGACCTGGCCGAATGAACGCACCCACCAACAAGGACGCCGCGGCACCGTCGCGCCTGGGCGTGTGGCTGCATCACCACGGCCATAGCGTGGTCTTCAGCCTGGGCCGCGCCTGGCGCAAGCCGTGGGCCACGCTGCTGACCATCATGGTGATGGCGCTGGCCCTGGCCCTGCCGTTGGGCCTGTCCATCGCGCTGGACAACCTCACCCATTTCGCCGGCAGCGTGCAGCAGTCGCGCGACATCAATCTGTTCCTCAAGACCGACACCGACGCGGCGGCGGCCGGGCAGGTCGCCGATTCGTTGCGTGGCCGGGCCGATGTGGCCAACGTCACCGTGCAGACGCCGGAGCAGGGCCTGCAGGAACTGCGCGACGGCGCCGGCCTGGGCGAGGCGATCGATGCGCTGCACGACAACCCGCTGCCCACGCTGCTGATCGTCACCCCGAAGGCGGGCGCCGACGACGCGCGCCTGGCGCAGTCGCTGGAAGGCCTGCCGCAGGCCGACCTGGTGCAGCACGATGCGCTGTGGCGCAAGCGCCTGGACGCCTGGCTGGGCTTCGGCGCGCGGCTGGTACAGGTGCTGTCGGTGTTGCTGGGCCTGGGCGCCGCACTGGTGGTGGGCAATACCGTGCGCCTGGACATCCAGGCGCGCCGCGAGGAAATCGGCGTGCTGCAGTTGCTGGGCGCCAGCGACGGCTTCATCCGCCGCCCGTTCCTGTACCTGGGCGCGTGGTACGGGCTGGGGGCCGGCGCGGTGGCGCTGGCGCTGATCGGCGTGGCCGGCCTGGCCTTGCGCCCGCCGCTGGCCGCGTTGTCTGAAAGTTATGCCAGCCCGTTCGTGTTGCACGGGTTGGATCTGCTGCATTCATCGTTCGTGCTGGTCGGCACCGTGGTGCTGGGCTGGCTGGGCGCGTGGCTGGTGACGGGGCATTTCCTGCGCCAGACCCGACCGACCGAAACCTGAGGCCCGCATGCGCCCGCAAGCCCTGAAGCACCTGGTCGACGATGCACCGCGCGTGATGGTGGTCGACGGCTCCAAGCTGGTCCGCAAGTTGATTGCCGATGTGCTGCAACGCGAATTGCCGGCGGTGGAGGTGGTGGGCTGCGCGAGCATCGAAGAGGCGCGCAACGCCCTCGCAGCCGGGCCGGTGAACCTGGTCACCACCTCGCTCACGCTCAGCGACGGCGACGGCCTGGCGCTGGCGCGGCTGGTCCGCGAAACCGCCGGGCAGGCCTACGTGCCGGTGATCGTGGTATCCGGCGATGCGCAGCAGCACCTGGAACAGCGCCGCTTCACCGACTACGTCACCGATTATTTCGACAAGGCGCTGGGCCATGAGGCGCTGGCCACGTTCATCCGTGGCTATGTGCAGCCGGAAACCATTCCCGGCGCCACCATCCTGTATGTCGAAGACAGCCGCGTGGTGGCCGAGGCGACCAAGCGCATGCTCGAACGCCAGAGCCTGCGCGTGCTGCATGTGATGACCGCCGAGGAAGCCTTCGCGCTGCTCACCGCCGAATCGCTGGGCCGCAGCAGCCACCGCATCGACCTGGTGCTCACCGACGTGACCCTCAAGGGCGAGCTGAGCGGGCTGGACGTGGTCGAGCGCGTGCGCGTGGATTTCGGCTACGGCAAGCGCCGCCTGCCGGTGCTGGTGATGACCGGTGATGGCAACCCGCTCAACCAGTCCGGCCTGCTGCAGGCCGGTGCCAACGACCTGGTGCAGAAGCCGATCGAAGAGCGCCTGCTGGTGACCAAGGTCCTGTTCCAGCTGCGCCTGTCGCGGCTCAATGAAAAACCCCTGGTGCGATGAACGACGACGCAACCCCCAGCATCCAGCTTGAACCGAGCTGGAAGGCACGTATTGGTGAGTGGCTGCTGCGTCCGGACATGCGCGACCTGTCCAGCTTCCTGCGCCAGCGCAAGGCAGCCGGTGCGCAGGTGTTCCCGCCCGGCCCGCAGATATTCGCCGCCTTCGATGCCACCCCGTTCGAGCAGGTCAAGGTGGTGATCCTGGGGCAGGACCCGTACCACGGCGCCGGCCAGGCCCATGGCCTGAGTTTCTCGGTGATGCCCGGCGTCCCGGTGCCGCCGTCGCTGCTCAATATCTACAAGGAAATCGAAGCCGACCTGGGGATTCCGCGCCCGGACCACGGCTGCCTGCTGCCGTGGGCGCGCCAGGGCGTGCTGTTGCTCAATGCGGTGCTGACCGTGGAGGCCGGGCAGGCCGGTGCGCACCAGAAGCGCGGCTGGGAAGGGTTCACCGACCATGTCGTGGACACCCTCAACCGTGAACGCGACGGGCTGGTGTTCATGCTCTGGGGCAGCTACGCGCAACAGAAGGGCAAGGTGATCGACACCGGCCGGCATCGGGTGCTGAAGGCACCCCATCCGTCGCCGTTGTCGGCGCACCGCGGTTTCCTGGGGTGCCATCACTTCTCGATGGCCAATGAATACCTGCAGCGCCGCGGCCAGACGCCCATCGACTGGTCGCTGCCGCCGCGCGCGGCGCTGTAATCCGGGCCGGCAACAGGCCGGCAGCCACGCGTTACTCCGTCAACATTTCCATGATCGCGCGCGCCACCTGACGCTTGCGCGCGGGCATGCGCCGCAATAACGACAGAATCTCGGTTTCCTGGGCGGTACGTGCTGCTTCCACCGGCAACGCGTCCGGCAAAGGCAGGTCCACGCCGTCCTCCGGACGCCCGGGACCGCGCCCCGTGGCCAGCCATTCAAAATGGACTTGCGTCACAATTGCGATGCAGGCAAGGTGTTGCACGCTCGGGAATGTACCGCCTTCCCGTTCCCACTGCGCTACGGCACTGCGTCGCACGCCGGCCGCCAACGCCAGCTGCGCCTGGGACAGGCCAGCCGTTAGTCGGGCTCGCCGGATTCTGTCGCACATGGCCTGCATTTAGTGCCCCCTTTCCCTGTTCGGTAAGCCCTGCTTCCCTGGAAGTGATTCTTTTCCCGCGTGTACAGAATCGCTGTCGCCGCCTGCTGCATCCGGGGTAATCGTGCGACGCCGACCCGCCAGCAAGCGCCACTGTCCCCCTATTTCACGCCGTCTTGTTTGACGGAATTTTCGTTGCCCCGCATTAATCGGCCCGAACCGGACATAAACGCATTCCCAAGCGGGAAACGGCACCGGCAGGGCACGATCAGAACGACGACGGAGTAACTCCGCCGCCACGGTCGAACTCTGCCAAAAATCGGCGGAGACGCATGTATGGTTAATGTGAAAGGCGTGAACGTTCCGTCAGTGCGTTGGCAGTCATGGCTGCTCCTTGCACTACTGGCGGTGCTTTCATGCCTGGGGCAGGCCAAGGCGCAATCGGCCTGTACCGCCGGCGCCTGCGTCAGTGCCGGTCCGCGCCTGGCCTCGGTGGATTCCACCCAGAGTCCGGTGCTCAACCTGCTGTTCGGCGCGCTGCTGCCGGGCACCAGCCTCAACCTGAGCGTGGCCGATTGGAACAACCTGGCCGGCGCCAACATCAACCTCAACGCCTTGCTGACCCAGCTCAACGGCGGGGTGGTGGTGAGCGATCCCAGCCAGGTGCTCAACGCCAACATCACCCTGGGCCAGTTGCGCGCGGCGATGGTGCAGGTGCTGCAGGCCGACGGCCAGACCGCCGCGGCCAACGTGCTCAACGCACTGCCGCTGGGCGTGGCCGGCACCACCGGCAACATCCGCCTGGCCGACCTGCTGCAGATCGCCCTGCCCACCGGATCGCTGGCCATCGTGCGCCTGAACGTACTGGACCTGCTGACCGGCGGCGTGCAGCTCTACAACTTCCGCAACGTGCTCACCACGCCAACGCCGATCACCGTCGACACCGCGGCGCTGGGCCTCAACGGTGTGGCCAACGTGCGCCTGTGGCTGCAGGTGATCGAACCGCCGGTCTACAGCTGCGGCACGGTGGGCGCGGCGTTCCACAGTGCGGCCATCCGCATCAAGCTCGACCTGGACCTGGTGCAGGGACTCAACACCGGCACGCTCAGCGCGGCGCTCAACGGCCTCAACCTGCTGGGGGTGTCGCTGTCCAACACCAGCATTACCGCCGACGTGCTGCACCTGCAGCTGTATGCCGACGTGGCGCGTGCCGAAGGCTCGATCTCGGCGGTGAACCTGGTAGGCAACGCGGTCACGCTGCAGGCGCGCCCGGGCCTGGTGAACCTGTATGTCGGCCAGATCAGCGACGCCACCTTCTTCAACCGCAGCACCGTGCTCACCGACACCGCCCTGACCGCCGCCACGCTGACCTCGCTCAGCGTGAAGGTGCGGGTGGCGGCCAACGTGCTTGGCCTGCTCACGCCGATCGCCGACATCACCGTGCCGCTGACGGTCAGCGTGCGCAGCTTCGCTACCGCCACGCCAGGGCTGCAGAGTGCCAGCTTCACCGGGCCCTATCCCCAGACCCGCACGCTGACTGCCGGTACGGTGAGCGCGGCCACGATGGTGTCCACGCTGGTCAACTCGTTGAACATCCAGGTCACCAGTGGCAACCCCACCGTGACCCTGCTCGGCGGCATCCCGCTGCCGCTGCCGGTGGCCGACCTGGTCAACGGCATCGTCAACACGCTGCTTACGCCCATCCGCTCCGCCGTCAACGTGCTGGTCACCCCCGTGCTGACGGCCGTGCTCGGGGGCCTGGTCGACAACCTGCTGGCGCTGCTGGGCATCCGTATCGGCCAGGCGGTGTTCACCGTGGAAGGCATCACCCAGGCCTGCGCGGCGACGCTGCAGCTGGTCAAGGACCTGCAGCCCACCAGCGACACCGGCCGCTTCAACCTGTCCATCACCTACAACGGCAGCACGGTGGGCTCGGCCAGCAACGTGGGCAACAACGGCGCCACCGCGGCGGTGATCACCGTGCCCGGCGGCAGCTACGCGCTGGCCGAAGCCGCCGCCGCCGGCACCACGCTGGCGCGCTATGCCAGCAGCTGGCAATGCACCGACCAGAACAACACCGTGGTGTCTTCCGGCAGCGGCGGCAGCTTCACCCTGCAGGCGCCGGCGATGACCGCCACCGCCGTGACCCTGGTGTGCCGCATTACCAACCGCACGCGCCAGGCCGAGCTGTCGATCACCAAGAGCGACGGCAGCGGCACCTACACACCAGGCGGCACGGCCACCTACACGCTGCTGGTGCGCAACGACGGGCCCGACCCGGTCACCGATGCCGTGGTGGCCGACAACCTGCCCAACGGCATCACCTTGCGGGGCGCCTGGACCTGCAGTGCCACCAGCGGCAGCACGTGCGCGGCGGCCAGTGGCGGTGCGGTGGGCGGCAACGCGGTCAGCGTGGGCGTGAACCTGATCAATGGGGGCCAGGCAACGATCAGTGTGCCGGTCAGCTTCAGCAGCAACCCGGGCGCGTACTAGCACCCAGGGCGGTACCGCAGTGGGCGTGGGGATGACCCCGCGCCGGGGATGGACACGATCACCGCTTCGAGGATGAGCGCATGGCAGCACGCCGCACGCAGGGCAGGGCACGCAGGGCATCGGCCGGCATCGCGCACGCGGTGGCGCTGTTGGCGTTGCTGCTG
This is a stretch of genomic DNA from Stenotrophomonas rhizophila. It encodes these proteins:
- a CDS encoding response regulator, coding for MRPQALKHLVDDAPRVMVVDGSKLVRKLIADVLQRELPAVEVVGCASIEEARNALAAGPVNLVTTSLTLSDGDGLALARLVRETAGQAYVPVIVVSGDAQQHLEQRRFTDYVTDYFDKALGHEALATFIRGYVQPETIPGATILYVEDSRVVAEATKRMLERQSLRVLHVMTAEEAFALLTAESLGRSSHRIDLVLTDVTLKGELSGLDVVERVRVDFGYGKRRLPVLVMTGDGNPLNQSGLLQAGANDLVQKPIEERLLVTKVLFQLRLSRLNEKPLVR
- a CDS encoding DUF11 domain-containing protein, producing MNVPSVRWQSWLLLALLAVLSCLGQAKAQSACTAGACVSAGPRLASVDSTQSPVLNLLFGALLPGTSLNLSVADWNNLAGANINLNALLTQLNGGVVVSDPSQVLNANITLGQLRAAMVQVLQADGQTAAANVLNALPLGVAGTTGNIRLADLLQIALPTGSLAIVRLNVLDLLTGGVQLYNFRNVLTTPTPITVDTAALGLNGVANVRLWLQVIEPPVYSCGTVGAAFHSAAIRIKLDLDLVQGLNTGTLSAALNGLNLLGVSLSNTSITADVLHLQLYADVARAEGSISAVNLVGNAVTLQARPGLVNLYVGQISDATFFNRSTVLTDTALTAATLTSLSVKVRVAANVLGLLTPIADITVPLTVSVRSFATATPGLQSASFTGPYPQTRTLTAGTVSAATMVSTLVNSLNIQVTSGNPTVTLLGGIPLPLPVADLVNGIVNTLLTPIRSAVNVLVTPVLTAVLGGLVDNLLALLGIRIGQAVFTVEGITQACAATLQLVKDLQPTSDTGRFNLSITYNGSTVGSASNVGNNGATAAVITVPGGSYALAEAAAAGTTLARYASSWQCTDQNNTVVSSGSGGSFTLQAPAMTATAVTLVCRITNRTRQAELSITKSDGSGTYTPGGTATYTLLVRNDGPDPVTDAVVADNLPNGITLRGAWTCSATSGSTCAAASGGAVGGNAVSVGVNLINGGQATISVPVSFSSNPGAY
- the ung gene encoding uracil-DNA glycosylase — protein: MNDDATPSIQLEPSWKARIGEWLLRPDMRDLSSFLRQRKAAGAQVFPPGPQIFAAFDATPFEQVKVVILGQDPYHGAGQAHGLSFSVMPGVPVPPSLLNIYKEIEADLGIPRPDHGCLLPWARQGVLLLNAVLTVEAGQAGAHQKRGWEGFTDHVVDTLNRERDGLVFMLWGSYAQQKGKVIDTGRHRVLKAPHPSPLSAHRGFLGCHHFSMANEYLQRRGQTPIDWSLPPRAAL